A window of the Saprospiraceae bacterium genome harbors these coding sequences:
- a CDS encoding DUF262 domain-containing protein, producing MAELHVSKKSISKLFSEMQNRKFIIPDFQRPYKWNVEKCETLWNDIENFTVTDAKIGADYFLGTIVSYINEDKNQEIIDGQQRITSFFLLLRAFFRKLEDMPQDDQVIGLKTKVAPCIWDTDRFSGKVVDPSSIHIMSLVATEEDNDTFHKILETGEASELATDNYSVNYRFFKKQCDEYATMNPMQWKELCVTILTQCIILPIECDTPETALTIFSTLNDRGLPLADSDIFKAQIYRNLETEAKRKEFTTTWKELTQICKQAHTSIDDVFRYYTHVLRARNNDKSKEVGLRKFYHGTDQKYTRLKDVNLITEIMDLANFWRYINISVEPEEEVNYVISDEAKKHLHCLSCYPNEFWKYATSVFFLKNKDSATFDQDFCKMLQKLIAFLFAKFIDAPSVNAIKDDIYSACITLQNQNELQFRITLNEDLLKQQIDGHSSSRISRALLLLDAYLNTSQTNLIPETFDIEHIFPKKWQDTNYNGWNIEDAVKYLDRFGNKIVFEKKLNIQAGNGYFGVKKQKYSLSKIACVVDLSTYHKNDWVKEDIEEREVNFKTRIISFFTEQLTSN from the coding sequence ATGGCAGAATTACACGTAAGCAAGAAAAGTATCAGCAAACTGTTTAGCGAAATGCAAAACAGAAAATTCATCATACCCGATTTTCAACGGCCATATAAATGGAATGTAGAAAAATGTGAGACTCTTTGGAATGATATTGAAAATTTCACTGTTACCGATGCAAAAATAGGTGCAGATTATTTTCTTGGAACAATTGTTTCCTACATTAACGAAGATAAAAATCAGGAAATCATTGACGGGCAGCAAAGGATAACTTCTTTCTTTTTGCTACTTCGAGCATTCTTTAGAAAGTTAGAGGATATGCCACAAGATGACCAAGTAATTGGTTTGAAAACTAAAGTAGCACCTTGTATTTGGGATACTGACCGTTTTTCAGGAAAAGTAGTTGACCCTTCGTCTATACACATAATGTCATTAGTGGCAACCGAAGAAGACAATGATACTTTCCATAAGATATTAGAAACTGGTGAAGCTAGTGAACTAGCTACCGACAACTATTCTGTAAACTATCGTTTCTTTAAAAAGCAATGTGATGAATATGCAACAATGAATCCAATGCAATGGAAAGAGCTTTGTGTAACGATTCTAACTCAGTGCATTATTTTACCAATAGAATGCGACACGCCTGAAACTGCCTTAACCATTTTTTCAACTTTGAATGATAGAGGTTTGCCATTAGCGGATTCCGATATTTTCAAAGCACAAATTTATCGCAATCTTGAAACAGAAGCGAAACGCAAAGAGTTTACAACAACTTGGAAAGAGCTAACTCAAATTTGCAAGCAAGCCCACACTTCTATTGATGATGTATTCAGGTATTACACTCACGTTTTGAGAGCACGGAACAATGACAAATCAAAAGAAGTTGGTTTAAGGAAATTCTATCACGGAACAGATCAAAAATATACTCGCTTAAAAGATGTTAATCTAATAACGGAAATAATGGATTTGGCAAATTTCTGGAGATACATCAACATAAGTGTAGAGCCGGAGGAAGAAGTGAATTATGTTATTTCAGATGAAGCAAAAAAGCATTTACATTGTTTGTCGTGCTATCCAAATGAATTTTGGAAATATGCAACAAGTGTTTTCTTTTTGAAAAATAAGGATAGTGCAACTTTTGACCAAGACTTTTGCAAAATGCTGCAAAAATTAATTGCATTTCTGTTTGCTAAATTTATTGATGCACCTTCGGTTAATGCTATCAAAGATGATATTTATAGTGCTTGCATCACTTTACAAAATCAAAACGAACTGCAATTTAGAATTACATTGAACGAAGATTTATTAAAACAACAAATTGATGGACATTCTTCTTCAAGAATTTCAAGAGCATTACTTCTCCTTGATGCTTATTTGAATACAAGTCAAACAAACTTAATTCCTGAAACATTTGACATAGAACATATCTTCCCTAAAAAGTGGCAAGACACAAATTACAATGGTTGGAACATAGAAGATGCAGTTAAATACTTAGACCGTTTCGGAAATAAAATTGTTTTCGAGAAGAAACTAAATATTCAAGCAGGTAACGGCTATTTCGGGGTGAAGAAGCAAAAATACAGTTTATCAAAAATTGCTTGTGTTGTTGATTTAAGCACTTACCATAAAAATGATTGGGTAAAAGAAGATATTGAAGAACGTGAAGTCAATTTTAAAACTAGGATTATTTCATTCTTTACTGAACAATTGACATCAAACTAA